The segment CTTCGGCACAGCAGACTGCCCGGGATGGCGTGCGCGCTTTCCCGCAATGCCCGGCCGCTAGCGGTCAGTGAGACCAGCACGACACGTTCGTCCGCGCGGTCGCGCTCGCGGGTCAGCCAGCCGGCCGCCTCCATGCGTTTGAGCAGCGGGGTCAGCGTGGCGGAGTCCAGATACAACCGGTGCCCGATTTCGGACACGGTCCGCCTGTCGTTTTCCCACAACACCAGAAACACCAGGTATTGCGGATAGGTGATGCCCAGCGGCTTGAGCGCGTCCCGGTAGACCTTGTTCATCGCAAGCGATGCCGAATACAGGGCGAAGCATAACTGGTCGTCCAGATTCAGAGAGGCGTTGCCGGATAGCGT is part of the Paludibacterium paludis genome and harbors:
- a CDS encoding MarR family winged helix-turn-helix transcriptional regulator gives rise to the protein MTTHKTARTLSGNASLNLDDQLCFALYSASLAMNKVYRDALKPLGITYPQYLVFLVLWENDRRTVSEIGHRLYLDSATLTPLLKRMEAAGWLTRERDRADERVVLVSLTASGRALRESAHAIPGSLLCRSRLPVDELAGLRDALAGLRDGLLDS